One stretch of Pirellulales bacterium DNA includes these proteins:
- a CDS encoding beta-ketoacyl-ACP synthase III translates to MSDSEIPLVRAPLRALTGVAIESVGSYVPERVVTNAELASLGCDPEWILRRTGIRERRYAPAEMSTSDLATIAARRCLEKSGFDPREIDLVVVGTFTADATMPSTACLVQHQLGLRAAAMDVQAACAGFFYALVTGMQYVATGCSRAALVVGADCNSRIVNPSDVQTYPLFGDGAGAVLLTRGTDRQGLVSYTMGADGSGYELLYCPMGGSRMPLTSAGVEQGLHFLKMDGRPVFKWAVRMLVASIGDVLNQSGLTVGDVDRFVLHQANIRILDAAAKELGIDPAKLVVNLDRYGNTSSGSIPLALDECVADGRIRAGSHIVLSGFGGGLAWGTGLLRW, encoded by the coding sequence ATGTCTGATTCTGAAATTCCTTTGGTGCGGGCGCCGCTTCGAGCGCTGACGGGCGTGGCCATCGAATCGGTCGGCAGCTACGTGCCCGAACGCGTCGTGACCAATGCCGAATTGGCTTCGCTGGGTTGTGATCCGGAGTGGATTCTTCGCCGCACCGGGATTCGCGAGCGGCGCTATGCCCCAGCAGAAATGTCCACGAGCGATCTGGCAACGATCGCCGCGCGGCGTTGCCTCGAAAAATCCGGTTTCGACCCGCGCGAAATCGATCTCGTCGTCGTCGGCACATTTACGGCCGACGCGACAATGCCCTCGACCGCGTGTCTGGTGCAGCACCAGCTTGGATTGCGGGCGGCTGCGATGGATGTCCAAGCTGCGTGTGCCGGTTTTTTTTATGCTCTCGTGACCGGCATGCAGTATGTCGCAACCGGTTGCAGCCGGGCGGCGCTGGTCGTCGGCGCGGATTGCAATTCGCGGATCGTGAATCCCTCCGACGTGCAAACGTATCCGTTGTTCGGCGACGGGGCGGGAGCCGTGCTGCTGACACGCGGCACCGACCGGCAAGGGCTGGTGTCGTATACGATGGGAGCCGACGGTTCCGGCTACGAACTTCTGTATTGCCCGATGGGCGGGTCTCGGATGCCGCTGACTTCGGCGGGCGTCGAGCAAGGGCTGCACTTTCTTAAAATGGACGGCCGGCCGGTTTTCAAATGGGCGGTGCGCATGCTCGTAGCCAGTATTGGCGATGTGCTGAACCAATCCGGCCTCACGGTCGGCGACGTCGATCGGTTCGTCCTCCATCAGGCGAACATTCGCATCCTTGATGCCGCCGCCAAAGAGTTGGGAATCGATCCGGCGAAGCTGGTCGTCAATCTCGATCGCTACGGCAACACGTCGTCGGGCAGCATCCCCTTGGCACTCGACGAATGCGTCGCCGATGGCCGTATCCGAGCGGGGAGCCATATTGTGCTCAGCGGTTTCGGCGGCGGCCTGGCCTGGGGCACTGGATTGCTGCGGTGGTGA
- the pepF gene encoding oligoendopeptidase F: MSKIQKLPPRSAVKAADCWDLSSLFKSDAAWETAFKKWETRIPNYSQFSGKLAESPKSLAACLEFDLDFDRMAERLGTYAHLKVTEDNGNSSYQRMLGRFLHASSQAGQIGSYIRPEILAIPSAKMKKFLGAPELAPHRLTLERLVRYKPHTLTAGEEKLLAMQSQMAETANHAFRQLNDVDLKFGSLKNEKGKLVELSNSSLSVFLYSPMRSVRKAAFHQYYDEYKAHENTLAATLSGAIQRDAYYAKARGYPSALESALFADKVPTAVYDNLIESVHRHLPSLHHYYELRRRKMRLNDIHHYDTYVPILSDLEVRHNWNQAVKVVVDALEPLGSEYCGALEKGLNNGWCDRYPNQGKQSGAFSSGSYDGEPYILMNYQPDVLDHVFTLAHEAGHSMHSYLSAKQQPYQYYNYTIFVAEVASTFNEQLLSRHLRDRAKSDDERAVLINHDIDAIRGTIFRQTMFAEFEKITHATVEAGEPLTVERFTTIYRELLDRYFGPKFAIDDCLSLECFRIPHFYRGFYVYKYATGLSAAIALAERVTSGGPGELNAYLSFLRGGCSKFPLDLLRDAGVDMEQPEPVDTALAHFGRLVDELDELV, encoded by the coding sequence ATGAGCAAAATCCAAAAACTGCCGCCCCGCAGCGCCGTCAAAGCCGCCGATTGCTGGGACCTTTCGAGTCTGTTTAAATCCGACGCGGCCTGGGAAACGGCCTTCAAGAAATGGGAAACTCGGATTCCGAATTACTCACAATTCAGCGGCAAACTGGCCGAAAGCCCCAAATCGCTGGCCGCCTGCTTGGAATTCGATCTCGATTTCGACCGCATGGCCGAGCGGCTCGGCACGTATGCCCATTTGAAAGTGACGGAAGACAACGGCAACAGCAGCTATCAACGCATGTTGGGCCGGTTCTTGCATGCCAGCAGCCAGGCGGGCCAAATCGGCAGCTATATCCGGCCGGAAATCCTGGCCATTCCGTCGGCCAAGATGAAGAAGTTTCTCGGCGCCCCCGAGCTCGCCCCGCACCGGCTCACGCTCGAACGCCTGGTGCGCTACAAGCCGCATACGCTTACTGCCGGCGAAGAGAAACTGCTGGCGATGCAAAGCCAGATGGCGGAAACGGCGAACCACGCCTTTCGGCAGTTGAACGACGTCGATCTGAAATTCGGCAGCTTGAAAAACGAGAAGGGGAAATTGGTCGAATTAAGCAATTCGTCGCTTTCCGTGTTTCTCTATTCGCCAATGCGCAGCGTTCGCAAAGCAGCCTTCCATCAGTACTACGATGAATACAAGGCCCATGAAAACACGCTCGCAGCGACCCTCTCGGGAGCAATCCAGCGTGATGCTTATTATGCCAAGGCCCGCGGCTATCCAAGCGCACTGGAAAGCGCCCTCTTTGCCGACAAGGTGCCGACCGCGGTGTACGACAACCTGATCGAGTCGGTGCACCGCCATTTGCCGTCGCTCCATCACTACTACGAATTGCGGCGGCGCAAGATGCGGCTCAACGATATCCATCACTACGACACGTATGTTCCCATTCTCAGCGACTTGGAAGTGCGGCACAACTGGAACCAAGCCGTCAAGGTCGTCGTCGATGCGCTTGAACCGCTGGGAAGCGAATATTGCGGGGCCTTGGAAAAGGGATTGAACAACGGATGGTGCGATCGCTATCCGAACCAAGGGAAACAAAGCGGAGCGTTTTCCAGCGGCTCCTACGACGGCGAACCGTATATCCTCATGAACTATCAGCCCGACGTGCTCGACCATGTGTTCACGCTGGCCCACGAAGCCGGCCATTCGATGCACAGCTATCTCTCCGCCAAGCAGCAGCCCTATCAATACTACAACTACACGATTTTCGTCGCCGAAGTAGCGAGCACGTTTAACGAGCAGCTTCTCAGCCGGCACTTGAGAGATCGGGCGAAATCGGACGACGAGCGTGCCGTACTGATCAACCACGACATCGATGCCATCCGCGGCACGATCTTCCGTCAAACAATGTTTGCTGAATTCGAGAAGATCACGCACGCCACCGTGGAAGCCGGCGAGCCCCTGACCGTCGAACGCTTCACGACGATTTACCGCGAGTTGCTCGATCGCTATTTCGGACCGAAGTTTGCAATCGACGACTGCCTGTCGCTTGAATGCTTCCGCATTCCGCATTTCTATCGCGGATTTTATGTGTACAAATATGCAACGGGGCTTTCGGCGGCGATTGCGCTTGCCGAGCGCGTCACGAGCGGCGGCCCAGGGGAGTTGAACGCCTATTTGAGCTTCCTGCGGGGCGGCTGCTCGAAATTCCCGCTCGATCTGCTGCGCGACGCGGGCGTCGACATGGAACAGCCCGAACCGGTCGACACGGCCCTAGCCCATTTCGGCCGGCTCGTCGATGAATTGGACGAATTGGTTTGA
- a CDS encoding DUF1570 domain-containing protein, which yields MAASLPTIRYGLRPTRSGIARLTVGLAIAASFFGGEMCAWAANGAPRFMIEATVHGRRIEGAPLSWSAGKVWLLARDGRLWDFAPQEATDFRKTASYFAPYSAREITALLQLELGRRFDVSSTAHYLVCHPPGQAVDWGERFEQMFRQFGHYFSVRGLNLRQPDMPMVAIVFTSRTDFLHYSMGDGFRPGPEVLGYYSPRTNRVAMYDGSELQSQGPRGDWRQSAAMLVHEAAHQAAFNTGIHSRLNSPPQWLAEGLATLFEARGVWNSDQYRKLSDRVNQSRLADFRRFASGHPSPDWIQSLVSSDRPFTMDVAGAYAESWALTFYLSEKQPAAYSKYLATTAARPAFRTVDATDRVADFSHCFGDDWRMLDARVRRFLADLR from the coding sequence ATGGCCGCCTCTTTGCCGACAATCCGATACGGCCTGCGACCGACGCGTAGCGGCATCGCGCGATTGACTGTCGGGCTGGCGATAGCCGCCTCGTTCTTCGGCGGCGAGATGTGTGCCTGGGCTGCCAACGGTGCCCCGCGGTTCATGATCGAGGCGACGGTGCATGGCCGGCGCATCGAAGGAGCGCCGCTAAGCTGGTCGGCCGGCAAGGTGTGGCTGTTGGCTCGCGACGGCCGGCTTTGGGATTTTGCTCCGCAAGAGGCGACCGATTTCCGCAAGACGGCATCCTATTTCGCCCCCTACTCGGCCCGCGAAATCACCGCCTTGCTGCAATTGGAGTTGGGCCGGAGATTCGACGTCAGCTCGACGGCCCACTATCTCGTCTGCCATCCGCCCGGCCAAGCCGTCGATTGGGGCGAGCGGTTCGAGCAAATGTTTCGCCAGTTCGGCCATTATTTCAGCGTTCGCGGCCTGAACCTGCGGCAACCGGATATGCCGATGGTGGCGATCGTGTTCACTAGCCGAACCGATTTTCTCCACTACAGCATGGGAGATGGGTTTCGGCCGGGCCCGGAAGTGCTCGGCTATTATTCGCCGCGCACGAACCGCGTGGCGATGTACGATGGATCGGAACTGCAATCGCAAGGGCCGCGCGGCGATTGGCGGCAAAGCGCGGCCATGCTGGTGCATGAGGCGGCCCATCAGGCGGCATTCAACACGGGCATCCATAGCCGGCTCAACTCGCCGCCGCAATGGCTCGCCGAGGGGCTGGCCACGCTGTTCGAAGCCCGCGGCGTGTGGAACTCGGATCAATACCGCAAGCTTTCCGACCGCGTGAACCAATCGCGGCTTGCCGATTTTCGACGCTTTGCGAGCGGCCATCCGTCGCCGGACTGGATCCAGTCGCTGGTGAGCTCCGATCGTCCGTTCACCATGGATGTGGCGGGGGCGTATGCCGAAAGCTGGGCGCTGACGTTCTATTTGAGCGAAAAGCAGCCCGCGGCCTACAGCAAGTATCTGGCAACCACGGCCGCCCGGCCGGCATTTCGCACGGTCGATGCGACGGACCGAGTCGCCGATTTCTCGCATTGTTTCGGCGACGATTGGCGCATGCTCGACGCCCGAGTGCGCCGCTTTCTGGCCGACCTGCGCTAA